Sequence from the Maribellus comscasis genome:
CGGAGAAAAAATCAAAAACAGAATACTCCAACCCGCTGGATGTAGCTTTTGGAGATCCCTATGTTCTTAAAGCATCCGACGGAAAATATTATATGTACGGAACGGGAGGTGTAAAAGATGGTTTTAGGGTTTGTTCTTCTGACGATCTGGTGCATTGGAAAGAAGAAGGCCAGGTTTACAAGGGGAATACAGAAGATTCATGGGGAATCGGTGATTTCTGGGCACCTGAAGTATATGAAGTCGAAGGAAAATTTTACATGTTTTTTAGTGCGCAGTGGAAAGAAAATCCAACAAACGAGCTTGAAAATTTCCGAATTGGTGTAGCTGCATCCGATAAACCAACCGGCCCTTTTAAAGAAATCAGCAATGGACCTGTTTTTGATCCGGGATATCCGATAATTGATGCCAACCTTTTGTTTTCGGATGATGGCAGAGTTTTTATGTACTATTCGCGCTGCTGTTATAAACACACAGTAAAAAGTGAAGTAGCCGATTGGGCTCGTAAACAGAATCTGTTTGAAGAAATTGAGGAAAGCTGGGTTTACGGAGTAGAAATAAAGCCTGATTTCTCCGGAATAATTGGCGAGCCGGTTCTATTGCTTCGTCCGCCGGTGAAGATGGATAACAAACAAACCGAATGGGAAAGCAGATCGGTAACATCGGGTGAAGTAAATCGTCGATGGACTGAAGGTTCATACATTTTTAAAAAAGATGAAACCTATTACATGATGTATTCAGCTAATTTTTATGCCGGAAAAAATTATGCGGTAGGATATGCAACATCTAAAAATCCGCTGGGACCTTTTACAAAAGCGGATAACAATCCGGTTTTACAAAAAAATACAGAACAGGGTGGTGAAGTAACGGGAACAGGACACAACAGCGTTACATGGTCAAAGGACGGTAAAAAAATGTATTGTGTGTACCACGGTAGGACCAAAGCATCGGGGCAGGAAAGAGTGGTTTTTATTGATG
This genomic interval carries:
- a CDS encoding glycoside hydrolase family 43 protein, which encodes MKKLLLYSGIIAFLVLSGCTEKKSKTEYSNPLDVAFGDPYVLKASDGKYYMYGTGGVKDGFRVCSSDDLVHWKEEGQVYKGNTEDSWGIGDFWAPEVYEVEGKFYMFFSAQWKENPTNELENFRIGVAASDKPTGPFKEISNGPVFDPGYPIIDANLLFSDDGRVFMYYSRCCYKHTVKSEVADWARKQNLFEEIEESWVYGVEIKPDFSGIIGEPVLLLRPPVKMDNKQTEWESRSVTSGEVNRRWTEGSYIFKKDETYYMMYSANFYAGKNYAVGYATSKNPLGPFTKADNNPVLQKNTEQGGEVTGTGHNSVTWSKDGKKMYCVYHGRTKASGQERVVFIDAMEVTNDGKLLVHGPTTTPQVLD